GGCGGCAGCTCGTCCTCGGGCAGGCCCCGGGCGGTGCGCAGCGCCTCGACCCACTGGGCGGCGTAGCGGGCCGCGCCACGCCCGTTGAAGCCCTTGATGCCCAGCAGCGTGCCCTTGTCCCGGGGCAGTGCGTTGGCGGCCTCCACGATCGCGGAGTCGGGGATGATCCGACCGGGGGTGACGTCACGACGCGAGGCGATCTCGTCGCGGGCCTGCCAGAGCTCGCGGACGGCGGCGACCGCACGACGGCCCCGGGCGCGGTGCAGGCCGGAGGTACGCCGCCACGGGTCCTGGCGCGGCCCGGCCGGCAGCGCGGTGACCAGGTGCTCGAACTCCTGGCGCGCCCACTCGGCCTTGCCGGTCTCCTCCAGCTCCGCGGCGAGCGCGTCCCGCAGCTCGACGAGGACCTCGACGTCGAGGGCGGCGTACTCCAGCCACGGCGCCGGGAGCGGCCGGGTCGACCAGTCCACCGCGGAGTGCTCCTTGCGCATGCGGCGCCCGACGATGGTCTCGACCAGGGTGGCCAGGCCGACCCGCGGGTAGCCCAGCAGCCTGCCGGCGAGCTCGGTGTCGAACAGCGTGGAGGGGACCAGCCCGATCTCCGCCAGGCAGGGCAGGTCCTGGGTGGCGGCGTGCAGGATCCACTCGGAGTCGCCGATCGCGTCCTGCAGCTCGGAGAGGTCCTCGAAGGCGATCGGGTCGACCAGCGCGGTGCCGGACCCCTCGCGGCGCAGCTGGACCAGGTAGGCGCGGGCGGAGTAGCGGTAGCCGGAGGCGCGTTCGGCGTCGATGGCCACCGGTCCGGTGCCGGCGCGGACGGCAGCGGCGGTCGCCGAGAGCGCCTCCGGCGTCTCCACCACAGGGGGCAGCCCGTCCCGCAGCTCGAGCAGCGGGACCTCGGGGGGCGGCGGCGCCTCGGCTGCCGCAGAGACCTCCGGCGCCTCTGATGCCTCGGGCGTCTGTTGCTCCTCCGTCATCAGCCGCGGCCGCGCTGTCCCCGGCGGCTGGGCAGGGGAGCCACCCCTTCGGGCACCGGCGGCAGGCCGGAGGCGGTGCACAGCAGCTCGGCCCACGCCTCGACGTGCGGCTCGAGGTCGAAGCGGCCGTTGTCGTCCGCGACCGGCGTCCAGGAGGCGCGGACCTCGAGCTGGGCGGTGGCGTCCTCGTCACCCATCGACCCGTAGCTCTCCGAGGAGACCTTGGTGACGGTGCCGGACGGCGCCACGTAGACGGCGCCGTGCGCGGCGAGCGCCTCGGTCAGCCAGGTCCAGCCGACCTCCCCGAGCAGCGGGTCGTTGGCCATCTCGGGATC
The DNA window shown above is from Nocardioides mesophilus and carries:
- a CDS encoding HRDC domain-containing protein — its product is MTEEQQTPEASEAPEVSAAAEAPPPPEVPLLELRDGLPPVVETPEALSATAAAVRAGTGPVAIDAERASGYRYSARAYLVQLRREGSGTALVDPIAFEDLSELQDAIGDSEWILHAATQDLPCLAEIGLVPSTLFDTELAGRLLGYPRVGLATLVETIVGRRMRKEHSAVDWSTRPLPAPWLEYAALDVEVLVELRDALAAELEETGKAEWARQEFEHLVTALPAGPRQDPWRRTSGLHRARGRRAVAAVRELWQARDEIASRRDVTPGRIIPDSAIVEAANALPRDKGTLLGIKGFNGRGAARYAAQWVEALRTARGLPEDELPPTGSRYDGPPPPRAWADRDPVAAARLTIARENLKERADELKLPVENMLTPDYVRRLLWEPPADKDDDDLPERVGQRLAEYGARPWQVELTRDILVTAIIEAADEA
- a CDS encoding DUF3000 domain-containing protein is translated as MAARQEPRVDPAALPEEFRVAVAQMRAARLRPEIFCEEMPAPQRIAPFSSALSADVTVDGDDVGTGRLVLLHDPAGNDAWAGTFRCVAYARAEIDPEMANDPLLGEVGWTWLTEALAAHGAVYVAPSGTVTKVSSESYGSMGDEDATAQLEVRASWTPVADDNGRFDLEPHVEAWAELLCTASGLPPVPEGVAPLPSRRGQRGRG